Genomic DNA from Haloplanus sp. HW8-1:
TCCCGCTCGGCGTGAGCGTCATCAGGAGGCCCCGGTCCGCGCCGTACGCCACGAGGTCGAGGGTGTCGTCGCGGGCGAGCGGGTCGCCCCCCGAGAGCACGACGAGTTGGTTCTCGCCGAAGCGGCGCGCCTCGTCGAGGAGCGCCTTCCCCTCAGCGGTGGTGAGTTCGTCCGGGTGGCGCTCGGGTTGGGCGTCCGCCCGACAGTGCTTGCACGTGAGTTCACACGCCCGCGTGAGTTCCCACACGAGGACGAACGGCCGTCGGTCGGTGTCGACCGCGTTCGGGTGCACTGGCAGTCACTCCTCCACGTGGACCCGTGTGACGTGGCCGCCACAGCCACACTGGTCGACGTACTCCACGTCCACCCCGTCGAAGGCCTCCCGCAGTTCCGCGTAGAGATACGTCGAGGGATGGCCGTGGTCGCCGTGGGTGACGAGGTTGACGTGGTTCCCGGACGTGGTGTGTTCGACGGCGGCGAGTGCCTCCCCGACCATCATGTCTCTGTCGGCGGCGTGTTCGGGACCCTCCAGGTTCGCCGACCACGACGTCTCGTGGGCCGTCTCGGTGCTCGTCTCGGCGTCGTCGTGTGTCGTCATGGTCGTCGGTTGTCGACGCTCCTCCCAAAGCGGTTGCCCGAACAGGTTCGGGAGTGCGTCACTCGCCGAGCGTTTCGAGGTAGTCGAACTGGGCGTCGAGTTCGCGGCGCCGCTGTCGGCTGACGACCGTACTGTCGAGCAGATCACCGACGAGTGACACGTCGAGCGCGAAGTCGGTGGTCGCCTCGACGCGGACGGTGGTCGCGTCGATCGACTCCAACCGGTAGACGGTACGCATCGATTCGAACATCCCGTCGCGCTGCTCGTAGGCGAGGACGGCGTCGTCGAGGTCAAGGATCCCCAGGGTCAACTGGAGTTCGGCGATGCCCACCCGATTGGTGAGACGGATCTCGTCGCCCTCGACGATCACCTCGTCGAAGCCGGCGGCACGCATGAACGGTCCGACGTCCGTGATCGCGTCCCGAACCGTCGATTCCGGCGCCGTGACCGTCCGTGAGACGGAGACTGTCGCCATGGTCGTCGTCCTCCTGCCAGTCACATGAACCCCGGGTACGGTGATCTCCGTGTCGAACCTGTTCGGGGAAAGTGCCTCGACCACCGACCCGTAACGGGGAGGTATGTCAGGCGTCGAAACGCTACTGACCGAGACGGACGCACCGCCGACAGCCAGTCCCGAGGTGTGTGACGTGCGCGAGCTGCCCCCGCCGGAGCCGCTGAAA
This window encodes:
- a CDS encoding SRPBCC family protein translates to MATVSVSRTVTAPESTVRDAITDVGPFMRAAGFDEVIVEGDEIRLTNRVGIAELQLTLGILDLDDAVLAYEQRDGMFESMRTVYRLESIDATTVRVEATTDFALDVSLVGDLLDSTVVSRQRRRELDAQFDYLETLGE
- a CDS encoding CGCGG family rSAM-modified RiPP protein, with product MTTHDDAETSTETAHETSWSANLEGPEHAADRDMMVGEALAAVEHTTSGNHVNLVTHGDHGHPSTYLYAELREAFDGVDVEYVDQCGCGGHVTRVHVEE